One genomic region from Acidobacteriota bacterium encodes:
- a CDS encoding transposase, with protein sequence RRKYEDAYKQQALDLLRLGQSVPTVAHALGVGEGVLYKWKQAQRPAALDQELEQLRQKLKQVETERDSLKKALSIFCRST encoded by the coding sequence GCGGCGCAAGTATGAAGATGCCTACAAACAACAGGCCCTGGATTTGCTGCGGCTCGGCCAATCGGTGCCGACCGTCGCCCACGCCTTGGGGGTCGGGGAGGGCGTGCTCTACAAATGGAAGCAGGCGCAACGGCCGGCCGCGCTTGACCAGGAGTTGGAGCAACTGCGGCAGAAGCTCAAGCAGGTCGAGACCGAGCGGGACAGCTTAAAAAAAGCCTTGAGCATTTTTTGCCGTTCGACGTGA
- a CDS encoding transposase: MPFDVSQVYQVIATQAAAFAVADLWQSLGVSRRGYYAWRQRTPVVDPLTPPVRQVFQRHARRYGVRRVTAELQAQGHAIGRRRVRRMLRAEQLHALQPKSFVPRTTDSRHGGRLSPPLLAGLTDSRHGQAFVSDLTYWPLQNGGWAFLATAGPLGRLRLPTESEPRGRDL, from the coding sequence TTGCCGTTCGACGTGAGCCAGGTCTACCAAGTGATCGCCACACAAGCCGCGGCTTTTGCGGTCGCCGATCTTTGGCAAAGCTTGGGGGTGAGCCGCCGCGGTTACTATGCTTGGCGGCAGCGCACGCCCGTGGTTGATCCGCTGACACCGCCGGTGCGCCAGGTGTTTCAGCGCCACGCGCGGCGTTATGGCGTGCGGCGCGTGACGGCGGAGTTGCAAGCGCAGGGCCACGCGATTGGGCGGCGGCGCGTGCGCCGGATGCTGCGGGCTGAGCAATTGCACGCGCTTCAACCCAAAAGCTTTGTGCCACGCACGACGGACTCACGCCACGGCGGGCGGCTGAGTCCGCCTCTGCTGGCGGGGCTAACGGACTCACGCCACGGCCAGGCGTTCGTAAGCGACCTCACGTACTGGCCGCTGCAAAATGGGGGCTGGGCCTTCCTGGCGACCGCGGGTCCTCTTGGCCGCCTGCGGCTGCCAACAGAGTCTGAGCCGCGCGGGCGAGACCTATGA
- a CDS encoding transposase, translated as MAACGCQQSLSRAGETYDNAVAESLFSRYKAELLEGGAFRDLEEAQLETCAYIEGYYNPIRRHSALGYLSPDEFARAYFQRAQTEPRPNQKRIER; from the coding sequence TTGGCCGCCTGCGGCTGCCAACAGAGTCTGAGCCGCGCGGGCGAGACCTATGACAATGCGGTTGCCGAAAGCCTTTTCTCACGCTACAAAGCGGAGTTGCTGGAAGGCGGGGCCTTCCGCGACTTGGAGGAAGCACAACTGGAAACCTGCGCTTACATTGAAGGTTACTACAACCCCATCCGCCGTCACTCGGCGCTGGGTTATCTGAGCCCGGACGAATTCGCACGGGCTTATTTTCAAAGAGCGCAAACTGAACCGCGCCCTAACCAAAAAAGGATCGAGCGCTAA
- a CDS encoding ABC transporter substrate-binding protein, whose amino-acid sequence MLIEKRVPSFDPRASSDSAAERFRQLVFNGLTRKGGNFEPIPDLAESFECSPDNKVFTFKLRDKIKFHDGRSFSSLDVKYTFETMLKDKSLIKGASFDQDLSAIEVVDPLTIRFHCRNPFPSLPNDLIAVGIIPEGTSGQQAKLPVGTGPFKFDSYIEEQEIVLKANDQYFEGRPAFDRLRIKIVPDNSTREGELRKGSADLAINADLDPVTIESLQKASGLKVIIIDGTNLAHLGINLLDPILKDQRVRQAIAYAIDRETIIREVFRGQAKPAASLLPVTQWAYEQSTHAYTHDVARATQLLDEAGYISVNGQPRLKLTLKTSTLSIARKVGEILQAQLKQAGISLDLQSLERQKLTQDMTDGNFQLYYNIMVGGNQSTDMFRFVYHSRSIPPNGQNRSRYKNPQVDKLIDEAQTATRERRQQIFSQIQKTLADELPQIYLWYQSGVIVESERLSEIKPDPSGDWRIVSQLKILK is encoded by the coding sequence GTGTTAATTGAAAAACGTGTTCCTAGTTTTGATCCACGCGCCAGTTCTGACTCTGCGGCGGAGCGCTTTCGGCAGCTGGTTTTTAATGGCCTCACCCGTAAGGGAGGCAACTTTGAGCCAATACCTGATTTAGCCGAGAGTTTCGAGTGCTCTCCTGATAATAAGGTTTTTACTTTTAAGTTACGCGACAAAATCAAATTTCATGACGGACGTTCCTTTTCTTCATTGGATGTCAAATACACCTTTGAAACTATGTTAAAAGATAAAAGTTTAATCAAAGGAGCTTCATTTGATCAAGATTTGTCGGCCATAGAGGTAGTTGACCCATTAACGATTCGCTTTCATTGTCGAAATCCATTTCCAAGCCTTCCAAACGATTTAATTGCAGTCGGTATTATTCCTGAAGGAACGTCTGGGCAGCAAGCTAAGCTGCCAGTAGGTACTGGCCCATTCAAATTTGATAGCTATATTGAAGAGCAAGAGATTGTCTTAAAAGCCAACGATCAATACTTTGAAGGCCGCCCAGCATTTGATCGGCTACGTATCAAAATTGTCCCTGATAACAGTACCCGCGAAGGGGAATTGCGAAAAGGCTCAGCAGATCTTGCCATAAACGCGGATCTCGACCCCGTTACTATTGAGTCACTGCAAAAAGCTTCGGGGCTAAAAGTGATCATAATAGATGGCACTAACTTAGCTCACCTAGGAATTAATCTGCTTGACCCTATTTTGAAGGACCAGCGCGTGCGCCAGGCTATTGCCTACGCGATTGACCGAGAAACTATCATTCGTGAAGTTTTTCGTGGGCAAGCAAAGCCCGCCGCAAGCTTGTTGCCAGTTACGCAATGGGCTTATGAGCAAAGCACACATGCCTATACACATGACGTGGCCCGAGCAACCCAGTTACTTGACGAAGCTGGTTATATATCTGTCAATGGTCAGCCTAGGCTTAAATTGACGCTCAAAACCTCAACTCTGTCCATTGCGCGTAAGGTTGGTGAAATTTTACAAGCACAACTTAAACAAGCTGGCATTAGCCTCGACTTGCAATCGCTAGAGCGACAGAAGCTGACCCAAGATATGACCGACGGCAATTTTCAGCTTTACTACAACATTATGGTAGGCGGTAATCAAAGTACTGACATGTTCCGCTTTGTGTATCATTCGCGTTCGATTCCGCCAAATGGTCAAAATCGGTCGCGTTATAAGAATCCGCAAGTTGACAAATTGATTGATGAAGCACAGACAGCAACGCGTGAGCGTCGCCAACAAATCTTTTCACAAATTCAAAAAACACTGGCGGACGAATTACCCCAAATTTACCTTTGGTATCAATCTGGCGTTATTGTGGAGAGCGAGCGTCTGTCCGAAATTAAACCTGACCCTTCTGGAGACTGGCGTATTGTAAGTCAGTTGAAAATATTGAAATGA
- a CDS encoding TIGR03618 family F420-dependent PPOX class oxidoreductase, whose protein sequence is MGKKLSGKWAVYVGLEKLGRLATIAADGMPHNTPVYYALLDGEIFIGTQRGRKKFRNLQQNPNVCLTIDSTEQPYRGIMIQGQAEIITDELQHTRFREAIIHRYYGSSDNPAWQYVQSLGASVVFKINAGKIYTWDFSPN, encoded by the coding sequence ATGGGGAAAAAGCTTAGCGGTAAATGGGCGGTTTACGTGGGGCTTGAGAAGCTCGGGCGCTTGGCGACTATTGCAGCGGATGGGATGCCACATAATACACCAGTTTACTACGCTCTTCTTGATGGTGAGATTTTCATTGGCACTCAACGCGGGCGTAAGAAGTTTCGCAACTTGCAACAGAACCCCAATGTTTGCCTTACCATTGATTCAACAGAGCAGCCCTATAGGGGAATCATGATTCAAGGCCAAGCTGAAATCATTACTGACGAGTTGCAGCATACCAGATTTCGGGAAGCCATCATTCATCGTTACTATGGCTCGTCCGACAACCCTGCCTGGCAATATGTGCAAAGCCTCGGTGCCTCGGTGGTATTCAAAATCAATGCCGGGAAGATTTACACCTGGGATTTTTCTCCAAACTAG